The Atribacterota bacterium genome has a segment encoding these proteins:
- a CDS encoding peptidyl-prolyl cis-trans isomerase, which yields MKIFYKKFSAYFIISIFSFLLIFSIGINSQEDNLVEVEATPEGILAIVNDEIITLNDFNQYWDAIPDQYKIQLNKEDLLEQIVIQTLLIQKTKEIKLSDNPEVAFQIKNATEQILIQYLIEKEVVETTELSDDDIKFYYEENKENYWKEEEVHALNILTETEDQALDALLKLNEGMDFSTLAQEISIATSASKGGDIGFISKGTLTAEIEEQLFILNPGDLSKIIPTEKGFHIFKIIEKNPSRYLELDEVREEIKYQLLPQKQQQAFDQYLKNIEDVATIEKNLELIKEE from the coding sequence TTGAAAATATTTTATAAAAAATTTTCTGCTTACTTTATTATTTCCATTTTTTCTTTTTTACTTATTTTCTCAATAGGAATAAATAGTCAAGAAGATAATCTAGTAGAGGTAGAGGCTACTCCAGAAGGTATACTTGCTATTGTAAATGATGAAATCATTACCTTAAATGATTTTAACCAGTACTGGGATGCTATTCCTGATCAGTACAAAATACAATTAAATAAGGAAGATTTATTGGAACAGATTGTAATTCAAACATTGCTTATCCAAAAAACCAAGGAAATAAAATTAAGCGATAATCCAGAAGTTGCATTTCAAATTAAAAACGCAACCGAACAAATTTTAATTCAATATCTAATTGAAAAGGAAGTCGTTGAAACAACTGAATTAAGCGATGATGACATAAAGTTTTATTATGAAGAAAATAAAGAAAATTATTGGAAAGAAGAAGAAGTGCATGCTCTGAACATTCTAACTGAAACAGAAGACCAAGCTTTAGATGCTCTTCTAAAATTAAATGAAGGTATGGATTTTTCAACATTAGCACAAGAAATATCTATTGCTACAAGTGCTTCTAAAGGAGGAGATATCGGATTTATAAGCAAGGGTACTTTAACTGCAGAAATTGAAGAACAATTATTTATTTTAAATCCCGGTGATCTTAGTAAAATTATACCAACCGAAAAAGGATTTCATATTTTTAAGATAATCGAAAAAAATCCATCACGCTATTTGGAGTTAGATGAGGTAAGAGAAGAAATAAAGTATCAGTTATTACCTCAGAAACAGCAACAGGCTTTTGACCAGTATTTAAAAAATATTGAAGATGTAGCAACAATTGAAAAAAATTTAGAGTTAATTAAAGAAGAATAA